In one Diceros bicornis minor isolate mBicDic1 chromosome 2, mDicBic1.mat.cur, whole genome shotgun sequence genomic region, the following are encoded:
- the SPATA12 gene encoding LOW QUALITY PROTEIN: spermatogenesis-associated protein 12 (The sequence of the model RefSeq protein was modified relative to this genomic sequence to represent the inferred CDS: inserted 2 bases in 2 codons; deleted 2 bases in 1 codon; substituted 4 bases at 4 genomic stop codons), whose product MSSSALTCVSILEKSGDTWAMKMMTSSSLIVLWPPETLGXPTXHPNKLSLCQGLSVWLGAASALPELTFHGDVHQSEAFXRYLKTFISLDIIXISFPGRSSSPPCLLTQLSRTPKTHRWQVIHHSIPQFPGLEDGDTKRACATGXSXKLHEDVGAEPSSTRYSHSDELAFIKGRYVNSFSTVYFNTRARMHTHTHTAKTNENLASSESCPSFISFITLITLPDIILQI is encoded by the exons ATGTCTAGTTCTGCCCTGACTTGTGTGTCCATCTTGGAAAAGTCAGGAGATACCTGGGCAATGAAGATGATGACCTCCTCCAGCCTTATTGTTCTGTGGCCACCAGAGACCCTGG CACCCACCTAACATCCCAACAAACTCTCACTGTGCCAGGGACTGAGTGTTTGGCTGGGAGCAGCCTCTGCCCTCCCAGAGCTGACATTCCATGGGGATGTGCACCAAAGCGAGGCCttttgaagatatttaaaaacattcatCTCTCTTGATATCA GAATAAGTTTTCCGGGAAGATCCTCCTCACCTCCATGTCTCCTGACACAACTAAGCAGAACCCCA AAGACACACAGGTGGCAAGTTATTCATCACTCCATACCTCAATTTCCTGGTCTGGAAGATGGAGATACTAAGAGAGCCTGTGCTACAGGATAGTCGTAGAAATTACATGAGGATGTCGGTGCAGAGCCCAGTAGCACAAGGTACAGCCATTCAGATGAACTGGCATTTATTAAGGGCCGCTATGTCAATTCCTTTTCCACAGTATACTTCAACACACGCGCacgcatgcacacgcacacacacactgctaAAACCAATGAGAATCTGGCATCATCTGAGAGCTG TCCCAGCTTCATCTCCTTCATTACGCTGATCACGCTCCCCGACATCATCTTACAGATCTAG